AGAGTGATATTTATAGTTTGGGCCGTATCCTGGCATTATTATGGCACACTGATTTAGCGAGCTATGATACTCGTTTAAACGGCAAACAACTTCTTAAAGTTGCCAGGAACAATGATTATTCCCATTTATTTCATAATATTACTGAACTTGATGAGAAGGCCGCGCTTACTATAAAGAGAATAATTGAAGGCATGACCGCCTATGCTCCAGCAGCCAGAATGAGTCTGGAAAAGGCCTTAATAAAATTCAATAAGGCAGAAAATCTTCAATTCCCAGATATTAAACAGAAAGCCAGTCCTTCTGATATGACAAGAACAGCCATCACAAAAACGCCTAATCTCTTAGGAGCACACTTGAAAGAGGAAGAACCTCAAGAAAAGGAACCCCTTCTGGAAAAACCCAAGCAAAAGAAATGGGGGTGGTTTTTCAAAACATCCAAAGAAGAGCCAACGATTACTCCCCAAAAAGAACAACAATCTACCTCAAAAAATGAGCGATATTAGCCAAAGTTTTTTTTGTAATACCAGCCATAAGTTTGTCCTGAAAGCATGCCATTTGCTAACAAAGCCAGGGGTACTGTCCTTAGCCTCGCTAGCTCCTTTTGCTACTTCTTCGGCCATTGCTGCCACTGTCCATTACTCGAATAGTACAATCCAAAATTTGCCCTTTTCTCCTTAAAAACGGTTATTGCGATAATCATCCAATGCTTGCATAACTTCTTGCTGGGTATTCATTACAAAAGGACCGAGCCAGGCAATAGGTTCCTTTATTTTTTTTGCAGCGATTAACAGACAGCGAGCTCCTGCACTTCCTTCCAGACTAACAATAGACCCTTCACTTAAGTCTGCAAGTATTTTTTCAGCAACGACTTGCCCCTGGACAATTACTTCGCCGTTTAAAGTAAAAAGAATGGCCTGATGATCTTTAGGAATACTTTGCTTTAATGTTTCCTTTGCAGCAAAACTGATATCCAAAAAAATAGGCTCAGTAGCAATACCCTCGATAGGTGATCGAGTGCCTTTGTCTGTTTTTCCCGCGATAACTTTTATATTAAAACCTGAAGGGTGGGTTTCAACCGGTAGCTGGGTTGCCCTAAATTCCTGATATCGTGGAGCAACCCATTTATTGGCAGCAGGTAAATTAAACCACAGCTGTAATCCTGTTAGGCGTCCTTGGGTTTGTTTGGGCATTTCAGCGTGAATAATCCCGCGACCTGCTGTCATCCATTGGACATCACCGGGACCTATAACACCACGATGCCCGTGATTATCTTGATGTTCCATTTGCCCATTTAGCATATAGGTGACAGTTTCAAAACCGCGATGAGGATGTAGCGGAAATCCACCCATATAATCCATTTCATTATCACTATCAAAAAAATCCAGGAGCAAAATAGGGTCAAAATCATTTTGACGGATGAGGCCAATATAACGATGTAATTTTACACCTGCTCCTTCCCGCAATAAAGTACCCTGGATTAATCTTTCAACGTGTATTGTCTTCATAAAGAAAATAATTTAAAGAAATAATAGCTAGCATACTGAAAAAAGGAAGCTTGTTAAATCCACTTAAGGAAACGCATCTCAATATATGTCTACTCACAAGGCCTAAAGTACAGCATCCAGGCACAAAGGAATTGTTTATATTTTTTAAAATTTAAAGGCGTTTGTCCCTGCTTATCCCTTGAGCTGACAATCAACCATTCTTGTTCTATGCTGAAGAGTCATAAAGAGAGAAAAGGAGCTTCGATGGACACCAAAGAACACACTGAGTTAGGGAATTCTTTACGCTTTACCAGCATAGAAGGCAATCCCTATTTACGAATTGATGAGCAGGGAGTACTGCATTTAACGCTGCAGCGTTATCAAGAAAATAGCTTTCCTGAACCAATGAGGTTAGAAATGACTGCCGGGGAAATTATAGCGATGGCAGCTGATTTCTTTACCGACCGCGACTGGAATATGAAACTTGATCTTCCCAGTTGTCATAGCTTCGAAACAGCAGAAAATTTTTCCCTGGATGCTTTAAACAATAGTTTGGGTGATTACTTAATTGAGCAGCCAGTAACCGAAAAAGAAGAAGATGCGCTTCTTAAAGCGTACAACAACTTGGCCTCTCCTGATGTCAGCCGTGCAAATATTGATTTAATTTATAAAATTGATAGCAGCAATTATCTTCCTTTCTCTGCCACTTTAAATGATTATATGAAGCAATTAATGTTTTTCTTGCGTGTCAGAGATTATGGTGAAATGTTGAATCGCAATCAGACCCACTTCACCCCTTGGTCAGTGAGAGTATATACCCTAGGACATCATCTTGCGCTTAAGTATGCTCATATTGCCGCCGAATTAAAACAATTAATAGCCAACACAGACTACGAAGGAGTTTCTCTAGAGTCCCGCACTGTTTTACACGCGCTACGCAATCAAAAAAAGGACTTATCCACAGATTTGTTGCAGGATTTATTTTACCGCTACCAGGCATTAGCTTATTGTGTGGAATTGTTTATTTTTCATTATTATACCGATCATTTTGCCGCAGGACACATGTCAATGGTAGGTGATTTACGCGTTTTACTAACGGAGCGTTTTGGCACCTGGGGAAGTATTTTAGCCAATAACCTGCATAATGAATTAAATCGGGTGGGGGTTTATACGAAGCGTCCCTATGACCCCACACCCACGCCAACAGAAGCACCCGCTTCAGCGAGAGGTGACGGTGACTTTAATAGTTGCATTAATCATTTCAATAAGGCGGCTTGCATCGCCGGTATGCAATGTTCTCTTATGGATATCGAACATGTCATTGCTGGCGAGACAGTACCATCACAAAGAAAGTATGGAGGGCTTGAGCATTTACCCGATGTGGATCCAAATTATCGTCAATTACAACCACTGCTTGTTTTAGGTAAAGATACAAAAATTTATTACCGTGAAAATTTAAGTCATATTAAGACACTTTCTCCCTCTGATTATAACCAACTTAAAGCCACTCCATCTCAATGGGGATATCGTGAATTAAAAGGCAAATGGGATGCGTTTGTTTTAGTGGCCAAGTTACGCTTATTCCCCTACATTTACGATGGCAAAGTACAGCCTTTAACCGCCTCGGAATTAAAGCGCATTGAGGAAGAAGAACACGCCTTAAATCCAGAAAGAGAACCAATTCCAACGCCACCGTGCACACCGACACAAAGACCGCTGGACAAAATCCCAAACTGGCGCTCCTCAACATCCAGGCAGCAAATTCATGAAGGACTAAATCAGTATAGTGTGCTAAGTTCATCAACTAGATCTGACACTAAAGTAGACGAGGAAGAAAAAGAACTCACCAAGGAATCACTTACGCTGTAAATGCCGTAATCAACTCTTAACGGTATAAAACATTATTCAGCCCATAAAGCGTCATTCTGAACACAGTGAAGAATTCTCCTCATCTCGTACTGTGGAAATCTTCAAGCAAGCAGCTTGCGCTGCTTTCAGGATGACGTATAGAATACTAAGCTAATTGCTTAAATTTATCTTATACAGTGTCGTCTTTTTTGCGCGTCTGGATGCCTTTGGTGCATCTAAATTTGCTAAAAAATAGATGCTGCGTGAGATAAGTTAAAACTCAGGTGACCGATGACTCCATTTAAATCCATTATTGCTATTTGCCTATCCCTATTATGTCACTATGTCTTGGCGAGCAATACCATTTTAAAAACCATTGATGGCGAACAAATAGCATTTAGCAGCCTAAAAGGAAAATGGATTTTTATTAACTATTGGGCCAGTTGGTGTCAGCCCTGTCTTGATGAGATTCATGAATTAAATCGGTTTTATCAAAGCCAACACAGCAAGGCGGCTCTGTTTGCCGTTAATTATGATATGTTACCTCCTGCACAGCAATTGGAATTAGTCAAAAAATACAATATTCGCTATCCTAGCTTGCTTGATCCGGCCAAGCAGCTAGGACTGGGCAGTATCCCTGGCGTACCGGCAACTTTTGTATTTAATCCACAGGGAAAACTTAATGAAATTCTTTATGGACCTCAGACGGTACGCAGTTTAAAGCAAGCATCCCGAGCTACAGTTTCCTGATAAGTAACCGGTAACCGCATCTAATGTTTAGCACAAAAGACTCCTCTTTTGCCTACTTGCTATGCTTTATGCATAGCATCCATAGGATCTCATATCAGATTTATTTGCATTCCGCGCACCAAACACCAAATTACTCACTTGGAATTTAATCTGCACCGATTGACCTTTACCTGATTAATAAAATTGACATTTTTTTAATCAGCAAATAGTATATGCCCTATTTTTTTGGGAGTTTAAAATGTCATTAACCTTGGAACGCGGTACAGATAAACTAGCGACTGTCCAAATTCACAATATAATGGAGTCCAGCGCTCAAGAGATAGTAAAAAAAGCAACATCTACTTCATCTCTCCCTAATTTTAAACCAGATGGCTGTGGTGTTCTTCTGTTATTTCACACACCCGATCATAAAATTTATGGATTAGGTGGATTACGAGATAATCCTGCCTTAAAAGATGCGCGTACCAAAGATGGTAAAATTTTTCCACCCCAACTAAATACCACCATCGGTGGCCGCTTGTTTGATCCTGAATTACCTTTACTCCAATCAATTTTAAATGCTGTTAAATTTAAAACTTTTTTTGAGGAAGAGATAAAAGCCTCACCACTTTCTCAATCTCAACAAATACTTCATCAATTAGTAGATGTAATTAGCAATTCTGAGGGTTGGGGAGCTGATATTTGTGTTCACACTGATCACTGGACTAATAAAACCAATACTGAAGAGACGATGTGTTTTTTAACAGCTATAAAACATATTAATTGTACTGAGGAGGATTTAAAAGCAATAGAAGAAGCACTTGGAACTATTATGGCTTTCAAGGAATCGCAAGGTGAGCCTTCACGCAATTTATCCAATTTTAAATTTTATCCCTTTATTCCCACAATGACCAATGCTACTGCAGATGATTTCATTACTTACAGTGAATTGGAAAAAGCGCAAATTGCTTACGAAAATAAAGCGTTTGTTACTTTTAATGACTTAGCTTTGAGAGCATTTAAGATCAATAATAGCTATACAAATTACCAAAAGGCAGCTGAAGTGCAAATAACAGCGATAGAAAATGAATGCATTGTAAAACCTGGTTAGTCACTTCTGCTTTAACCACTATTTAACATTCCCCTTCCTGTTGGCAAAGCAACATCTTCTCTGGTTCGCCTTTTAAACATAGTGATTTATTTTGCTACAATTAAAGGGCAACCATACCCACTTTAAAACAGCTATGAAAAGAATTCTCATTCTTACCCATGCCCCTCAAAAAACCTTAGGCGATCCAAGTGCTGCAGCCAAATTGCAGTATTTATTGGAATCCTGGGGTGAAAATTCGGCGGAATTTGCCGTTACAGTGGTAGTACAAGTCCAAAAAGAAGATGAAATGCCTGTCCGTAATTTATTTCGCAGCGGGATGAACTATCAAATTATTCACAACATGAATTCTGAACCAGGTCAAAAAAAATTATCTCACGCGGTTTCACTCTCAGATCTGGTGGTTATCTACCCTACCCCTCACTTTCTAACTACCCCTGTGGCAATGCTACTCGCCGACACGAGAAAACCGGTGATTTCATTTACAGAATATGATTATGACATTGAATATCAGCACACAAACCAGGGTTCAATAACAGTGGTACCTGGCTCAACTTTTTTAACTTCAGGCATTGGCGAGAAAAGTTTGGGAATCTATGTAGAGCAATTTAACGAACCGGCACAAATTCATGCAACAGATCTGGCAAAACTACCTCCGGATATATTTTCAGCAAACAGAGTGCTCTATTTTGGCTATTTCAACAGGTTATTCAATTCACGCACGGGAGCAACGCCTGCCCGCTTTATTGCATTTGCAATCCTTGATTCAAAACAGAGAGAGTTAGACATTATTTTACCACTGCAGGTTTCACCTCATCAGGAGGTGAGCGCAGAAAGTAAAGCAAACGTGTTGGAGTCTGCAGATTTTATTAAAGAGTTAGAATCTTTTAATCAGGTACAAATAACCTACAGTCCTCAACCTAACAATCCTATTTATTTAATTTATAAGAAAAAGGAGGATAATTTTTTAATGAATGAAATATCGGCAGAAGAGTTCGAGGCGCAAAAATCTGCAGCCGATAAATTAGTGCGTATTATCAATCCCTTTCCCCTACATAAGGATTCAATGAGAGCATTGATGGAAAATTCAGAACCTATTAATCTTTTAACAGGTGATCAGAGTTTTTCAGAAGCCCTGTCTTTATCAAAAATAATTTTTTATCAAGCCATGGGCTGGAAGAAAAAATTTTACAATGCGCTAATGGTAACCTCCCAACAATACAAGATGCTTGGGGAATGGTTCAGCCTGGTTAATGAAAAATCCACGCCGGTAAAAGTTCTGGTTGATTTCTATACCAAAAATAAAGAGACCCTATTACTTGAAACACGATCACTACAAACTTATTTTGCTGCCGATAAAAATTTGTTAACGAATTTTTTGATGATTTTGCGTCATTCTTTAAGTAGTGAACCCTATCAGCAATTTATGGGATTTATTGATTGTCTAAAGCAAAATCCATTGTTTTATGCCGATGAAAAGCAACAAAAAACTACAGAGTATAGTATTAGTTCAGAAGCGCTAACTCAACATGTAAATTACTATCTCAATATTGCAGGTAATTCCCATGAGAAAAATCGAATATTAGCTTATCTCAATACGCAGCTAGATTCTCTTATTAACTTCAGTAGTTTTGAAAAAGTATTATTCTACAGGGCATTAAAATCAAAACATCCACAGTTAGAAATTACCTTTACCGCCTCATTGATGATTGACTACTTAAAAAATATATTGGAATTAAACTTGGAAATCTGTGATCTTCGAGGTGCCCCTATTCGTATAAATTTACCTCCCCAGGAAACTTTGGTTGACTCAGAAGAGGCAAATTCGCAAACTATTCTATATGAAAAAATGATAGGCTTGGGAATTGCTTTAACTCCTCTAAGTATTGCAACTTTTCACCAATTTACAGAGAGGGAAAAATTAGAGACTTTACAAATTATTATGCGTTGTGGGGCAGTACGTTACGACACACCACAAGCGGATAACCTAGTAGTTGATTTTTTAACAACTGAAACACATCCGCAAGTGTTGCGGCAAATATTAAGATTACTCTTTCTAACACCTTCTTATCAGTTAATTGATGATACTGTAATATTTAATCCCAAAGAACCCTGTCTATTTTTTTTGATTAAAAAAAATCACCCCAAAATAGAGGAAATGCTTGTGAATAATTCTTTAGCAATAAACCTATTATTCGAAGAATTATTTCTTACTGAAGGCTGCACTGTTAAAGCCAGCAATAACACATCAATCAACGACTTAGTTTTTAATGCTTTACTCTTCCCTGAATCCACTCGAAGAAGCTTTTCCAGATTCTTTCCTTCTTCACCAGCATTAGAGAAGAATGTACTGCTAAGCAAGATTCTTAATGCGGGAGAAAATTTCTCCCCAGCAATTAAAAGCGCGGTGCTGGCGAAACTAGCTCACAACTCTTCTAAGCTGGAACAACTTAGTGAATGTCTAGGTGATGATGCGTCCAATTATTTAAAGGATTTTTTCAGAGAAAATAAATTAAAAACATCTAATCACTAAGCGTTGCATTCTTTGGAATAAACCATTTTTTCCCATCTACCAATCGGGCAATAAGCATACTGCTGACAGTGTTACCTGTTACATTGAGCATGGTAGCTATTGGATCAATAATGACACTGATCGCTGCCACTGCAAGTAAAACCGAGGAGGGAAAGCCATAAACAGCAAGTATTAATAATTCCCCAATCATTCCTCCACTTGGGATGGCTCCCATAACAGTCCCTACTAGTATTGAGACGATAATTGCAGGTAATAAAACATGCAATCCGGTGAAATCCAGGTGAAACACAGCAAACAAAAAGGCAATTTTAAAAATGCCGCCAATTACTGAGCCATCTTTATGGACGATGGAACCTAAAGGAATGACTGTCTCAGAAATCTCAGGGGAAATGCCCATATTTTTAGTGGCAAATAAATTAGCAGGAATACTTGCTGCACTACTGCAAGTAGCCAATGCCGTCGTCGCCGGTAAAAAAATATTTTGCCAAAATAATTTAAGTCCTTTTAACTTGGCTGAAAAATATGCATAGAGGCTAAATACTATAATAAAATAAACCACCGAAGAAGCATAATAAATGACCCCAATACGAAGGTAATTTTCTACCAATTTTGGACCAAGTTCGTTAACCAATACCGCAAAGTAGGCAAAGAAACCAACAGGAGCGAAATACATGATCAAGGAAATAACCCGCATGAAAAGGATTTCCCCCTCCTGCAAAAATTTTACAAACGTGGTGCCCTTTCCATCAATAGAAGCAAGAGCCAAACCCACTATCAGGGAAAAAATAATTAACGCAGAAATATGCTCATGAGAAAACAATTGATTGAAATGCGAAACGGTAAAAATATTTACAATCTGTTCAGAAAAATCAGGCACTGCGGTGTTGGCTGGAGAAGCAAATTGTAATGAAAAATTATTTGCTAAAGGAAAAATCTTTACTACCAAAAGAGCATACAAAGCGGCGATTAAACCTGTCATAAGAAAGACCAGGATCATTCGAGAGAGAATTTTTCCAACTCTTCCTAATGAACCGGCTTTTGTAATGGCAGAAGCAATACTAAAGAAAACAAGAGGTACAATCGCGGTTAAAATTAAATTCAGAAAAATATCACCTATCGGCTTCAGCAGCTTAACCTGTTCAAACGAATAACCAACGATTCCTCCCAAAAGAATGGAGAGAAGTAGCATAAGAGAAAATAAATAGGAGCGAAGCATATTTCGAATAACCAATTATTAATGAGTCAAACAATAAAGGTAATTCCTGTCAAAGAAAAGTTAATTATCAACTTCTTAATGTACCCAGTTTTTTTAGCAGGTTTGCCTACATAAAAATAACATGTAATAAGAGCTATAGGACAGTTCACCGGCAACACATGCTTGATCTTATAACATCAAAAAGATACTATTTTTTATTTAGCACGTTCGGATAAACGCTGTGCAATTATTCTAGGATCAGGGATGAAATTTATTCGTAGCACACTGGGTCCATTATTTTTAATTTTAAGTTGTCCTCCTTTCGCCATTCTTATGTGGTACACCAATACCAGCTTACACGGCTCTTTAAATTTACTATGGCAACTCATTTTAAAAGAAGGCTTTTTTCAAACGGTATATACTATTTGGCGACCTGTTTTTTTTGGCTCTTCCACAGCTTGGGCAATTCTTTTTTCTTTTATCCTCTTTGAATTTTTATTAACTAAGTTAGTAAAAGGAAAACTATTCTATGGACCTGTGACTGCTAAAGGCAATATCCCCATTTACCGGGCTAATGGTCTTGCTGTTTTTCTCATTACCGTCGTTTGCTTTGGCGTTGCCAGTTTTTATTTGCAGCTTTTTCCGGCAACTATTATCTATGACAATTTTGGCGCTATTGTGGGGGCACTAAATTGCTTTAGTTTGATTCTCTGTGCTCTTCTTTATTTAAAGGGGCGCTTTGCCCCTTCATCCACAGATGCAGGCATAAGTCATAATCTTATTTTTGATTATTACTGGGGGACGGAACTTTACCCCTCGTTGTTTGGTATTAATCTTAAAATGTTTATTAATTGTCGATTAGGCATGATGAGCTGGGGGTTAATTTTACTTTCCTACGCAGCTAAGCAGCATGTTCTTTTCGGTTTAACCAATGCCATGATAGTGGCTGTTGCTTTGCAATTTATTTATATTACCAAATTTTTCTTTTGGGAAACTGGTTATCTTGGTTCTTTAGATATCATGCATGATCGTGCAGGTTTTTATATTTGCTGGGGCTGTCTGGTGTGGGTACCATGCATTTATACCTCTCCAACCATGTATCTGGTGATGCATCCTCATCCGCTATCTCACTGGCTTGCCATTAGCATTTTTGCTGCCGGAACAATAAGTATTTTAATTAATTATCTAGCTGATAGACAAAGGCAACTTGTACGCACCACTGCAGGAAACTGTAAGATTTGGGGAAAGATTCCCAGGGTTATGGTAGCTAGTTATTACACTGAAACAGGAGAGCAAAAACAAAATATCCTTCTAAGCTCTGGTTGGTGGGGTGTCTCTCGACATTTTCATTATCTGCCGGAAATTGCTGCTGCCTTTTTCTGGTCGGTTCCTGCTTTATTTTATCATTTCGCCCCTTATTTCTATGTCTGCTTTTTATCGGTTTTACTCTTCGATCGTGCCTTTAGAGACGACAAGCGCTGCTCTAAAAAATACGGCGCTTATTGGCAAATTTACTGTCAATTAGTGCCTTATAAAATTATTCCTTATGTTTTTTAATTGGTGAAAGGGGAGCAATAGATCCTTTGCAAGCGCTTGTGTCAGTGTGGCCTTTCTTGCGTCCATGCTACCCATACTAAGAAACATCGCCTAATTGAATTTCCACAGACGTTGTTTTTGTTCTTTTGTTAACTTAATTTTTAAACGCCAACCCCCTTCTATTTCCTCCTTTTCATCAATTACCGCATCCATCTCATAAAGCGTAGCTCTCAGCTTTGCCTCTGCAGGGGTCAATGAAATTTCTTCCTCGATGATTGCTCCTTGAAATTGAGTAGCAATCGCTTGCTGTAAGAGATTAAGACCTGCACCTGTCTTTGCCGAAACCCAGACTTTAAAACCTTCTTCCTGCTGCTCAAGTTTGGCTTCCCAATGTTCCTGTTGATCTATTTTATTAAAGACCTGGATCATGGGGAGATCTTTAACGCCTAACTCATCCAATACTTGCTCTACCGCAAACACCATATCTCGCCAATGAGGATCGGAAACATCAATAACATGCAGTAATAAATCAGCTTGCTGAGTTTCTTCCAGTGTTGCTCGGAAGGCTTCTATCAATTGGTGAGGAAGATCACGAATAAAGCCTACTGTATCCGTTAAAATTATTGAACCAGCTCCCGGTAATTCCACTTTACGCATTGTAGGATCAAGCGTGGCAAATAATTGATTAGCTGCATAAATGTTCTCACCCGTTAAGGCGTTAAAGAGGGTTGATTTTCCAGCATTCGTATATCCTACTAAGGATACAGTGGGTAATGCTGCTTTTTGTCGGGCTCGACGATTCTGATCACGACTGCGCCTTACCTTTTCCAGTCGTTTATTGATAGATTTAATTCGCTCACGTAATAAACGTCTATCTGTTTCTAACTGAGTTTCTCCAGGACCCCGTAGACCAATTCCTCCCTTTTGTCTTTCAAGGTGGGTCCACCCTCGGACCAGACGTGTTGATAAATGCTGCAGCTGCGCAAGCTCGACCTGTAGTTTCCCTTCGAAAGTTCTGGCTCGCTGAGCAAAAATATCAAGAATCAGGCCACTGCGATCAACAACGCGACATTCTAACAAACGCTCAAGATTGCGTTCCTGAGAGGGTGAGAGTTCATGATTGACTAACACCAGCTCCGCTTTATACGCCAATACTTGCTGTTTAATTTCCTCGGCTTTTCCTAAACCCACATAATATTTTGCTTCTGGAGTAGAACGAGCCCCTTCTACGCAAGCCATCACTTCCGCCTGTGCTGATACTGCCAATTCTTTAAATTCAGCCATCGCTTTTACAGTATCAATGCCGGGTAGTGCCAATTGTACCAGAATGGCACGTTCTCCTCCTTGTGGTCGTTCAAACAAGGCTTTACTTCCGCTTAAAATTAAAACAGCTAGTCTGCCACATTTCCGTCTTCGTCACCAGCAGGTATTTTTACCATGCGTGAAGGGACTACAGTAGAAATTGCGTGTTTATAAACCATTTGTGTGACTGAATTTTTTAACATCACCACGTATTGATCGAAAGAATCTACTATGCCATGCAATTTTATTCCATTCACTAAAAAAACAGAGACAGGAATTTTCTCCTTTCGCAATTCATTTAAAAAGGGATCTTGTAAGAGATGATTTTTAGACATTGCCCACTCCTTATTATTATTTTATTCAGGCAACTACTTATTATTGTTATTGTCGTCTGTGAAAAAAAAAACTTAAGTGCTCCCTAAAAAATATTTTTTCCTCTTCATCTTAATAAAAAAATATATTCGTTGGCTTTACCAAACGTAGTCTGCTGACTCAGATTCTCTCAAGGCCATGAACTAAAGATACTAATTTTCTGCTTATTGCATCCCTATTCGATTTCGTTACTATAGAAGAGCCTGTATCACAATTTATTGACCAATCGGTCTGTCGTCAAGGGCTGGAGTAATTTCAAACTCTTATAAGCTGTTCAAAGCGCAAGGTATTAAACAGTAGAGCATCATTTAGAGGCTGGATATACCAGTTATTGGCTATGCAACCACAGGCAATATTATGGAGATTAACATGAAATATTCACTGCAAGAGTTAGTTGAAATGGAAAATCCCTATGAGTTACTTATTACTAAAGATAAGGGAGCCTCATTAAATGAAAGTCGCGAAGCTATTCAACAGCTAAGTGTGAAACAGCGAACAAATCTTATAACCAAACTTATCTTGCAATGTCCAGGTGATGGCTTCAATAAGTTAAATCAAACTGTTCATCACTCTTTATGCTATGAAAAATTTGCTGAAGCGGTGGGTCGTGCCTGCATTTTAAATCGATTAATACAACTATTGCAGGGTGAAGAGCCACATCTGGTTTTTAACAGCCCTGAATATAGCATCTCACTATTCCATGAATTCTCTGGTTTGGTCGCTCATTTGATTCCTGATAGAAAAGCTATTTCTGAGCGATTAGCAGCAGTAACTCCCAAAGAGCAATATTCCCGTATAGCAAGACAACTTGATGCCATATTTTCTGTAACCTTGGCAAAAGTTGATGACAGAGACATCCCATTTGGGGCTATTGTGGAAGAACAAGCTTTAACTGCCCCTGGACGCAATAGTATATTTGCTATACCTAGCTCTCCAGATGAAAAAGAGAAAACAACGGAGAACCAATCAACAACAGAAATAGGTTTAAATTAATTCTTTGCGCCCTGCATTAAGGGCGTATTATTTTAAATATTCTGGCTGCTCCGAAGAAAATGCCTCTTCATCTTTGAGAAATTTCTTACAAACTATCCAGCGAATTCCTTGATGACAGTTTGTACAAAGGAGATATACTGAATACATAAAGGATGACAAGGATTGTCTGACAGGAAGTCAAACTAGGGACCAGCACAATGGATGTGCTTCGCCGCAAGGATGCGGCTTTTTTTTATCTGAACTATCGTAACCTGCTTCCTCTTCATGTACTTATCAAGATATTTTAAGTCAAATTGGCTTCGCTTATAAAGCATTATCATGACTTCCTTTTAAGTAGTGGCTGTCTTGCACAAACTGATACGAGGAAATCAATGAGGTCTAGAGAAGATTTTCTGCATCGAAGTTATCAGAAGACAGTTACAGTTAACCATTTTG
This region of Legionella clemsonensis genomic DNA includes:
- a CDS encoding TlpA family protein disulfide reductase; translated protein: MTPFKSIIAICLSLLCHYVLASNTILKTIDGEQIAFSSLKGKWIFINYWASWCQPCLDEIHELNRFYQSQHSKAALFAVNYDMLPPAQQLELVKKYNIRYPSLLDPAKQLGLGSIPGVPATFVFNPQGKLNEILYGPQTVRSLKQASRATVS
- the hflX gene encoding ribosome rescue GTPase HflX, giving the protein MFERPQGGERAILVQLALPGIDTVKAMAEFKELAVSAQAEVMACVEGARSTPEAKYYVGLGKAEEIKQQVLAYKAELVLVNHELSPSQERNLERLLECRVVDRSGLILDIFAQRARTFEGKLQVELAQLQHLSTRLVRGWTHLERQKGGIGLRGPGETQLETDRRLLRERIKSINKRLEKVRRSRDQNRRARQKAALPTVSLVGYTNAGKSTLFNALTGENIYAANQLFATLDPTMRKVELPGAGSIILTDTVGFIRDLPHQLIEAFRATLEETQQADLLLHVIDVSDPHWRDMVFAVEQVLDELGVKDLPMIQVFNKIDQQEHWEAKLEQQEEGFKVWVSAKTGAGLNLLQQAIATQFQGAIIEEEISLTPAEAKLRATLYEMDAVIDEKEEIEGGWRLKIKLTKEQKQRLWKFN
- a CDS encoding pirin family protein — encoded protein: MKTIHVERLIQGTLLREGAGVKLHRYIGLIRQNDFDPILLLDFFDSDNEMDYMGGFPLHPHRGFETVTYMLNGQMEHQDNHGHRGVIGPGDVQWMTAGRGIIHAEMPKQTQGRLTGLQLWFNLPAANKWVAPRYQEFRATQLPVETHPSGFNIKVIAGKTDKGTRSPIEGIATEPIFLDISFAAKETLKQSIPKDHQAILFTLNGEVIVQGQVVAEKILADLSEGSIVSLEGSAGARCLLIAAKKIKEPIAWLGPFVMNTQQEVMQALDDYRNNRF
- a CDS encoding dicarboxylate/amino acid:cation symporter codes for the protein MLLLSILLGGIVGYSFEQVKLLKPIGDIFLNLILTAIVPLVFFSIASAITKAGSLGRVGKILSRMILVFLMTGLIAALYALLVVKIFPLANNFSLQFASPANTAVPDFSEQIVNIFTVSHFNQLFSHEHISALIIFSLIVGLALASIDGKGTTFVKFLQEGEILFMRVISLIMYFAPVGFFAYFAVLVNELGPKLVENYLRIGVIYYASSVVYFIIVFSLYAYFSAKLKGLKLFWQNIFLPATTALATCSSAASIPANLFATKNMGISPEISETVIPLGSIVHKDGSVIGGIFKIAFLFAVFHLDFTGLHVLLPAIIVSILVGTVMGAIPSGGMIGELLILAVYGFPSSVLLAVAAISVIIDPIATMLNVTGNTVSSMLIARLVDGKKWFIPKNATLSD
- a CDS encoding type IV secretion protein Dot; translation: MDTKEHTELGNSLRFTSIEGNPYLRIDEQGVLHLTLQRYQENSFPEPMRLEMTAGEIIAMAADFFTDRDWNMKLDLPSCHSFETAENFSLDALNNSLGDYLIEQPVTEKEEDALLKAYNNLASPDVSRANIDLIYKIDSSNYLPFSATLNDYMKQLMFFLRVRDYGEMLNRNQTHFTPWSVRVYTLGHHLALKYAHIAAELKQLIANTDYEGVSLESRTVLHALRNQKKDLSTDLLQDLFYRYQALAYCVELFIFHYYTDHFAAGHMSMVGDLRVLLTERFGTWGSILANNLHNELNRVGVYTKRPYDPTPTPTEAPASARGDGDFNSCINHFNKAACIAGMQCSLMDIEHVIAGETVPSQRKYGGLEHLPDVDPNYRQLQPLLVLGKDTKIYYRENLSHIKTLSPSDYNQLKATPSQWGYRELKGKWDAFVLVAKLRLFPYIYDGKVQPLTASELKRIEEEEHALNPEREPIPTPPCTPTQRPLDKIPNWRSSTSRQQIHEGLNQYSVLSSSTRSDTKVDEEEKELTKESLTL
- a CDS encoding phosphatidylethanolamine N-methyltransferase family domain-containing protein; this encodes MKFIRSTLGPLFLILSCPPFAILMWYTNTSLHGSLNLLWQLILKEGFFQTVYTIWRPVFFGSSTAWAILFSFILFEFLLTKLVKGKLFYGPVTAKGNIPIYRANGLAVFLITVVCFGVASFYLQLFPATIIYDNFGAIVGALNCFSLILCALLYLKGRFAPSSTDAGISHNLIFDYYWGTELYPSLFGINLKMFINCRLGMMSWGLILLSYAAKQHVLFGLTNAMIVAVALQFIYITKFFFWETGYLGSLDIMHDRAGFYICWGCLVWVPCIYTSPTMYLVMHPHPLSHWLAISIFAAGTISILINYLADRQRQLVRTTAGNCKIWGKIPRVMVASYYTETGEQKQNILLSSGWWGVSRHFHYLPEIAAAFFWSVPALFYHFAPYFYVCFLSVLLFDRAFRDDKRCSKKYGAYWQIYCQLVPYKIIPYVF